One genomic segment of Fibrobacter sp. UWB5 includes these proteins:
- a CDS encoding 1,4-beta-glucanase, which yields MLGKIKVLTVALGVGMLATAANAEKYNWGNVRFDGGGFVSAVIFHPKAENLLYARTDVGGIYRFDFEKKTWIPLMDWIDQNDVGLYGTEAFALDPNDPMRIYVLAGTGYFSKGRTAVLRSENYGESWDTTYVEMLAHGNGMGRQTGEKLAVDPNMGNIVLCGSRTKGVYKSTDYGKTWTSLYKVALSSATESSLNGVNGVSFVMFDPAQGKLADGSTATIYIGTSETKDNLQVSHDGGATWEVVKGVPTGLMPHRAKIVDGDMYVTFADGPGPYNIASGGFYKYNIAGGTWTDLTPSDSVEHEGSTTKSYEKDKSSYGGVAIDPKDKNHIVISTLGKYTGRHVTIDEKDNYGDRIYTTTDGGKTWIHGQHYNDIPNIDANGTAWIPGNAIHWAGSLEINPFNNKQAWVTSGNGIFMTEDISAKVPVWKFMSKGIEETVPLDIVSIPGGPLVTAIGDYDGAAYSNINSSTKRHTPIIGTTESMGYAPLTGSLLRTGVITVYGQYDSQNFNVMYRSDDMGATWDSVKTTLKGPKGLVVLSADGKVMLHRPDQGATVYRSADNGATWTAVETGTQTNYSRIVADPVNPDVFYVMGGMGSLYKSTDGGKTFAESEARLQNEQEGVYYNGGGLIRTVPGKEGHLWVPVDQAQVWLPKGFSENGLAYSENGGKSWNHCEGASTAIAVGIGKAKEGSDYETIFIWGAAKSGDPIGIYRSTDKCKTFERVNDDMHQFGGPGNGNFVQGDMNTFGVVYMSTVGRGTIVGAPEGTEFITKLNRVNITASTFMQLEKRNLHVSAPAGSKIEIYAANGKLALSSSLESENVVSLNKLPVGKYMARLKGANGKVLNQKTITLR from the coding sequence ATGCTTGGTAAAATAAAGGTTTTGACAGTCGCTTTGGGCGTGGGAATGCTCGCGACTGCGGCAAATGCCGAAAAATACAACTGGGGAAACGTCCGTTTTGACGGCGGTGGATTCGTTTCTGCCGTGATTTTCCACCCCAAGGCCGAAAATCTGCTTTACGCCCGCACTGACGTGGGCGGCATTTATCGTTTTGACTTTGAAAAGAAGACCTGGATCCCGTTGATGGACTGGATAGACCAGAATGACGTGGGTCTCTACGGAACCGAAGCCTTCGCTCTCGACCCGAACGACCCCATGCGCATTTATGTGCTTGCAGGAACGGGCTACTTTAGCAAGGGCCGCACCGCCGTGCTCCGTAGCGAAAACTACGGCGAATCCTGGGACACGACCTATGTGGAAATGCTCGCCCACGGTAACGGCATGGGCCGCCAGACCGGCGAAAAGCTGGCCGTAGACCCGAACATGGGCAATATCGTTCTTTGCGGCAGCCGCACCAAGGGCGTGTACAAGAGTACCGACTACGGTAAGACCTGGACCAGCCTTTACAAGGTCGCCCTTTCGAGCGCCACCGAATCTAGCCTGAACGGCGTGAACGGCGTCAGCTTCGTAATGTTTGACCCGGCTCAGGGCAAACTTGCCGACGGAAGCACCGCCACAATCTACATCGGCACTTCTGAAACCAAGGACAACCTGCAGGTGAGCCACGACGGCGGCGCCACTTGGGAAGTCGTCAAGGGAGTCCCCACCGGACTCATGCCCCACCGCGCCAAGATTGTCGATGGCGACATGTACGTGACCTTTGCTGACGGCCCCGGCCCCTACAACATTGCCAGTGGCGGATTCTACAAGTATAATATTGCCGGCGGCACTTGGACCGACCTGACCCCCAGCGATTCCGTGGAACACGAAGGCAGCACCACCAAGAGCTATGAAAAAGACAAGAGCTCATACGGCGGCGTGGCCATCGACCCTAAGGACAAGAACCACATCGTGATTTCGACCCTCGGCAAGTACACTGGACGCCATGTAACGATCGACGAAAAGGACAACTACGGCGACCGCATTTACACCACGACCGACGGCGGCAAGACCTGGATTCACGGCCAGCATTACAACGACATTCCGAACATCGATGCCAACGGTACCGCCTGGATTCCGGGCAACGCCATCCACTGGGCAGGATCTCTTGAAATCAACCCGTTCAACAACAAGCAGGCATGGGTCACCAGCGGTAACGGCATCTTTATGACCGAAGACATTTCGGCCAAGGTTCCCGTATGGAAGTTCATGTCGAAGGGTATCGAAGAAACGGTTCCGCTCGACATCGTGAGCATTCCGGGCGGTCCGCTCGTCACCGCCATCGGTGACTACGACGGCGCCGCTTATTCCAACATCAATTCCAGCACCAAGCGCCATACCCCGATTATCGGCACCACCGAAAGCATGGGCTACGCCCCGCTGACTGGAAGCCTTTTGCGTACGGGCGTGATTACCGTATATGGCCAGTACGACTCCCAGAACTTCAATGTGATGTACCGCTCCGACGACATGGGCGCCACCTGGGACAGCGTGAAGACGACTCTCAAGGGTCCCAAGGGCTTGGTCGTGCTCTCTGCCGACGGCAAGGTGATGCTACACCGCCCCGACCAGGGCGCCACCGTTTACCGCTCTGCCGACAATGGCGCCACTTGGACCGCTGTTGAAACCGGCACCCAGACGAACTATTCCCGCATTGTCGCTGACCCCGTGAACCCAGACGTGTTCTACGTGATGGGCGGCATGGGCTCGCTTTACAAGTCGACCGACGGCGGCAAGACCTTTGCTGAATCCGAAGCACGCCTGCAGAACGAACAGGAAGGAGTTTACTACAACGGTGGCGGACTCATCCGTACCGTTCCGGGCAAAGAAGGCCACCTGTGGGTTCCTGTGGACCAGGCCCAAGTCTGGCTCCCCAAGGGCTTTAGCGAAAACGGCCTCGCCTACTCCGAAAACGGCGGCAAGAGCTGGAACCACTGCGAAGGTGCATCTACCGCCATCGCCGTCGGTATCGGCAAGGCCAAGGAAGGCAGCGACTACGAAACCATCTTTATCTGGGGTGCAGCCAAGTCCGGCGACCCGATCGGCATTTACCGCAGCACCGACAAGTGCAAGACCTTTGAACGCGTGAATGATGACATGCACCAGTTCGGCGGCCCGGGCAACGGCAACTTCGTGCAGGGCGACATGAACACCTTCGGTGTCGTGTACATGAGCACAGTCGGCCGCGGCACCATCGTAGGCGCCCCCGAAGGCACCGAATTCATTACCAAGCTTAACCGCGTGAACATTACGGCTAGCACCTTCATGCAGCTCGAAAAGCGCAACCTGCACGTGAGCGCCCCGGCCGGCAGCAAGATCGAAATCTATGCCGCCAACGGCAAGCTCGCCTTGAGCTCCAGCCTCGAAAGCGAAAACGTGGTCAGCCTGAACAAGCTGCCCGTGGGCAAGTACATGGCTCGCCTGAAGGGCGCTAACGGCAAAGTTCTCAACCAGAAGACGATCACGCTTCGATAA
- the tsaA gene encoding tRNA (N6-threonylcarbamoyladenosine(37)-N6)-methyltransferase TrmO: MNELNIKVIARIQSDFPDKFGIPRQSGLLKNLRSTIVFEPEFRIADALRGLEGFSHLWLLWIFSENVRDTWKPTVRPPRLGGNTRLGVFATRSSFRPNPIAMSCVKIEKINLTGENAPSIEVSGADLMDGTPIVDIKPYLPYADSVPEAAGGFAEAVRFNKLEVSFAPEVQAALDEQFPAEKKAALVELLSEDPRPAYQRSADRVYGFRFADFEIKFQVQGDHLTVVAILPLQP, encoded by the coding sequence ATAAATGAATTGAACATAAAAGTGATTGCGAGGATTCAGAGCGATTTTCCGGATAAGTTCGGGATCCCGCGGCAGAGCGGGCTTTTGAAGAATTTGCGCTCTACAATTGTCTTTGAGCCGGAATTTCGGATTGCCGACGCTTTGCGTGGGCTGGAAGGCTTTAGTCACTTGTGGCTCCTGTGGATTTTCTCGGAAAACGTGCGCGACACCTGGAAGCCGACCGTTCGCCCGCCCCGTCTTGGAGGCAATACGAGGCTCGGCGTGTTTGCGACCCGCAGCAGCTTTAGGCCGAATCCGATCGCCATGAGTTGCGTGAAAATCGAGAAAATCAACCTGACGGGGGAGAATGCTCCCTCCATCGAGGTGAGCGGCGCTGACCTGATGGACGGCACGCCTATCGTAGACATCAAGCCCTATTTGCCTTATGCGGATTCCGTGCCCGAGGCGGCCGGCGGCTTTGCCGAGGCCGTGCGCTTCAACAAGCTTGAGGTCAGTTTCGCGCCCGAAGTGCAAGCTGCGCTTGACGAACAATTCCCTGCAGAAAAAAAAGCAGCTCTAGTAGAGCTGCTTTCCGAAGACCCGCGGCCCGCGTACCAGAGGTCCGCCGACCGGGTTTACGGCTTCCGGTTTGCCGACTTCGAAATCAAGTTTCAAGTGCAGGGCGACCACCTGACGGTCGTCGCTATTTTACCATTACAGCCTTAG
- a CDS encoding sialate O-acetylesterase — MKKILLGAAFAMALSQVNAAPDPNFHIYLAFGQSNMEGQGDIGQQDKSVDDRFQVLWASDNGSCSGKSKGKWSTAVPPLAHCQGAKLGPTDYFGRTMVEKTDPQIKVGVIVVAVAGCSIKLFDKDQYRSYAQGQQSWMTQRINDYGGNPYGRLIEMAKKAQEDGVIKGIIFHQGETDAGDGSWPSKVKGVYDNIIKDLGLGNDIPFLAGEVLRSGSSAGANNNIAKLPQQSKNFYVVSSEGFNQALGDGQNVHFTSQEYRDFGKRYAEKMIEVLGDKLKPAATAESSSSEVASSSSEAKSSSSHSHHGVSSSSEAGSSPESSSDAGVGIAQVNHFAGGALTVNKAGNVQLSLAKATQLTVKIYSSLGKEVLDLSGNYAGTNTLMLEGRLPAGRYVVSAQGEGFKATKAVMVK, encoded by the coding sequence ATGAAAAAAATTCTTCTCGGAGCAGCATTCGCAATGGCTCTTTCTCAAGTAAACGCCGCACCGGACCCGAATTTCCATATTTACTTGGCCTTTGGCCAGTCCAATATGGAAGGCCAGGGCGATATCGGACAACAAGACAAGTCTGTCGACGACCGATTCCAGGTTCTCTGGGCTTCCGATAATGGTTCTTGCTCGGGCAAGAGCAAGGGCAAATGGTCGACTGCCGTGCCTCCACTGGCGCACTGTCAAGGAGCGAAGCTTGGCCCCACGGACTACTTCGGCCGTACCATGGTCGAAAAAACGGATCCCCAGATTAAGGTGGGCGTCATCGTGGTGGCTGTTGCAGGATGCAGCATCAAGCTGTTCGACAAGGACCAATACAGAAGCTACGCCCAGGGTCAGCAGAGCTGGATGACCCAGCGTATTAACGATTATGGTGGAAACCCCTACGGCCGCTTGATCGAAATGGCCAAGAAGGCTCAGGAAGACGGCGTTATCAAGGGCATTATCTTCCACCAAGGTGAAACGGACGCCGGTGACGGTAGCTGGCCTTCCAAAGTCAAGGGTGTCTACGACAACATCATCAAGGACCTGGGTCTCGGCAATGACATTCCGTTCCTTGCGGGCGAAGTGCTGCGCAGCGGTAGCAGTGCCGGCGCGAACAACAACATCGCGAAGCTCCCGCAGCAGTCCAAGAACTTCTACGTGGTGTCTTCCGAAGGCTTCAACCAGGCTTTGGGCGACGGCCAGAACGTGCACTTCACCTCGCAGGAATACCGCGACTTCGGTAAGCGTTACGCCGAAAAGATGATCGAGGTCCTGGGCGACAAGCTCAAACCCGCCGCAACCGCCGAATCCAGCAGCAGCGAAGTCGCCTCCAGCTCTAGCGAAGCAAAGTCAAGTTCCAGCCATAGCCATCACGGAGTTTCTTCTTCGTCAGAGGCAGGCTCGTCGCCGGAATCGTCGTCGGATGCTGGCGTGGGAATTGCGCAGGTAAACCACTTTGCAGGCGGGGCGCTTACGGTGAACAAAGCCGGCAATGTGCAGTTGAGCCTTGCCAAGGCAACGCAGCTGACCGTCAAGATTTACTCTAGCCTCGGCAAGGAAGTGCTGGATTTGAGCGGCAACTACGCCGGAACCAACACTTTGATGCTTGAGGGCAGACTCCCGGCCGGGCGCTACGTAGTAAGTGCCCAGGGCGAGGGGTTCAAGGCCACTAAGGCTGTAATGGTAAAATAG
- a CDS encoding long-chain fatty acid--CoA ligase yields the protein MEPLQYTSLAHLFFANCDRENFAGWSHRKHGKWINFTGRRLRRETQYLALAFRARGLVAGKSIGIVAESCPEWIMADVATQLNQAKVVPLFPNISAENFNYQCDDASVQVLVLNKLSDLEPAIGALMPRFNVVICIDKHSELPANGVYWEDLVKEGEMLSRDPESSHWLNQQMHSLNPDDVFSILYTSGSTGIPKGVELTHRNMLSQIQVIKRDFLRLNRESDRGLVILPVAHAFERMTVYFYTLCGIKVYFADSPRHTAEIIREIRPTVMTVVPRVLERLYESMTVAGEKIHGIQKFVYEHAIAYAKRHNPLEKRGIFASFYDKLVYRRMREAMGGKFRTVISGGGALNKSICRFLLNVGINVTEGYGLTECSPVVSVNKFGMARPGSVGLPLTHLQVKIGEHSEVLVKGESVFKGYRNRPDLNSDIFTDDGFFKTGDQGYFDRDGYLYLTGRLKELLKTSTGKYVSPNPIELELGRHILVEQALVIANDRKFASALIFLNPVNAKRFLQRTGKDFSVEKALKSKRIFESINRHVERVNSKLNHWEQIRKWTLVGDELTVESGLLTPTLKIRRAIAEARYSDEIEKMYEE from the coding sequence ATGGAACCGCTGCAATACACATCGCTTGCGCATCTGTTTTTTGCAAACTGCGATAGAGAAAATTTCGCAGGGTGGTCCCATCGTAAACACGGGAAATGGATCAATTTTACCGGCCGACGCCTTCGCCGAGAAACCCAATACCTGGCGCTTGCCTTTAGGGCCCGTGGACTTGTGGCGGGTAAAAGTATAGGCATTGTGGCCGAAAGCTGCCCCGAATGGATTATGGCCGATGTGGCAACGCAGTTGAACCAGGCGAAGGTGGTGCCCCTTTTCCCGAATATTTCGGCCGAGAATTTTAACTACCAGTGCGATGACGCTTCGGTGCAGGTGCTCGTGCTGAACAAGCTTTCGGACTTGGAACCTGCCATTGGCGCCTTGATGCCGCGATTTAATGTGGTCATCTGTATTGATAAGCATTCGGAACTGCCGGCAAACGGGGTGTACTGGGAAGACCTTGTCAAAGAAGGCGAGATGCTGTCGCGCGATCCGGAATCTTCGCATTGGCTGAACCAGCAGATGCATTCCCTGAATCCGGACGATGTGTTCTCGATCCTGTATACGAGCGGTTCTACGGGAATCCCGAAGGGCGTTGAACTGACGCACCGCAACATGCTTTCGCAAATCCAGGTCATCAAGCGCGATTTTTTGCGCTTGAACCGGGAGTCGGACCGCGGCTTGGTCATACTGCCTGTGGCGCATGCCTTTGAACGCATGACGGTTTATTTTTATACTTTGTGCGGAATCAAGGTCTACTTTGCCGACTCGCCGCGCCATACCGCCGAAATTATTCGCGAAATTCGTCCGACGGTCATGACGGTGGTGCCGCGCGTTCTGGAACGACTTTACGAAAGCATGACCGTGGCCGGCGAGAAGATTCACGGCATTCAGAAGTTTGTATACGAGCATGCGATTGCTTACGCCAAAAGGCATAACCCTCTTGAAAAGCGCGGGATTTTTGCGAGTTTCTACGACAAGCTTGTTTACCGTAGAATGCGCGAGGCCATGGGCGGTAAATTCCGCACGGTGATTTCGGGCGGGGGAGCCTTGAACAAGTCAATTTGCAGGTTCTTGCTGAACGTGGGCATTAACGTGACCGAAGGTTACGGGCTTACGGAATGTTCGCCGGTGGTGAGCGTGAATAAGTTCGGAATGGCGCGACCGGGAAGTGTCGGGCTTCCGCTGACGCATTTGCAGGTGAAAATTGGCGAGCATAGCGAGGTCCTTGTCAAAGGCGAAAGCGTGTTCAAGGGATACCGCAACAGGCCTGATTTGAACTCGGATATCTTTACCGATGACGGCTTCTTTAAAACGGGGGACCAAGGCTATTTTGACCGTGACGGCTACTTGTATTTGACGGGACGCTTGAAGGAACTTTTGAAAACGAGTACGGGCAAGTACGTGAGTCCGAACCCGATTGAGCTGGAACTGGGCCGCCACATTCTGGTGGAACAGGCGCTCGTGATTGCGAATGACCGCAAGTTTGCTTCGGCTCTCATTTTCTTGAATCCGGTGAACGCAAAACGATTCTTGCAACGAACCGGTAAGGATTTCAGTGTCGAAAAAGCCTTGAAATCCAAGCGTATTTTTGAATCGATCAATCGCCATGTCGAACGCGTGAACAGCAAATTGAATCATTGGGAACAAATCCGCAAGTGGACCTTGGTGGGCGATGAACTTACCGTTGAGTCGGGCCTGTTGACGCCAACCCTGAAAATAAGGC
- a CDS encoding histidine phosphatase family protein has protein sequence MKRQFLFALATAAALSAVSFTACSSDSSSSPATPEISPTDPTQTTDPAQTPTDPTQNPTDPAVQQNPADTSSAVTPQPTDPADTTATPTDTTTSQAPGIQDTSATAPVKDECEGVSPQPIVFPMNEFTDVGEVYQNIQCNEKVVFLVRHGEREAGIGSESPLTEDGAIEAQEMGAKLVGPTEFKFIHSGFVRTYQTALNIAIGRGQSQMLPDSSVVNFAADTIKQLADGWYMKDKELRDTVMKRDSIKNVNVIYAAWVYEGQYADVFYDLEERSNELLNTYVIKDYAEMPKYTVIASHDQVLMPLTVFATQKQIDLKLHEPTSRKWLSYLAGVAVIINDKNEVRYVPIKGGSSGTI, from the coding sequence ATGAAAAGACAATTTTTATTCGCCTTAGCAACGGCGGCAGCCCTTTCTGCCGTTTCGTTTACAGCATGTTCTTCTGATTCTTCCAGCTCGCCCGCGACTCCGGAAATTTCCCCGACGGATCCGACGCAGACGACTGACCCGGCCCAGACGCCGACAGATCCGACCCAAAATCCTACGGATCCTGCAGTCCAACAGAATCCTGCTGACACGAGTTCCGCCGTCACGCCTCAGCCCACGGACCCGGCCGACACGACTGCTACGCCCACCGATACTACCACGAGCCAGGCTCCCGGAATCCAGGATACCTCGGCAACGGCCCCGGTGAAAGACGAATGCGAAGGAGTTTCCCCGCAGCCGATCGTATTCCCGATGAACGAGTTCACGGATGTGGGCGAAGTCTACCAGAATATCCAGTGCAACGAAAAGGTCGTGTTCCTGGTACGTCACGGTGAACGCGAAGCCGGTATCGGTTCCGAATCCCCGTTGACCGAAGACGGCGCCATCGAAGCCCAAGAAATGGGCGCCAAACTGGTGGGACCCACCGAATTTAAGTTTATCCATTCCGGATTCGTGCGCACTTACCAGACCGCATTGAACATTGCAATCGGTCGCGGTCAGTCACAGATGCTGCCGGATTCCTCCGTGGTGAATTTCGCAGCCGATACCATCAAGCAACTGGCCGATGGCTGGTACATGAAGGACAAGGAATTGCGCGATACCGTCATGAAGAGGGATTCTATCAAGAACGTGAACGTCATTTACGCGGCCTGGGTCTACGAAGGTCAATACGCCGACGTGTTCTACGACTTGGAAGAACGCAGCAACGAACTCTTGAACACCTACGTGATCAAGGATTACGCCGAAATGCCCAAGTACACGGTAATAGCCTCCCACGACCAGGTTCTGATGCCTCTGACCGTATTTGCCACGCAAAAGCAGATCGACCTCAAGCTGCACGAACCGACCTCCCGTAAGTGGCTCAGCTACCTCGCCGGTGTCGCAGTCATTATCAACGACAAGAACGAGGTGCGCTACGTACCTATCAAGGGTGGTTCTTCGGGCACAATTTAA
- the sstT gene encoding serine/threonine transporter SstT, which produces MFKKILDKYNGVKLNYRICIAIVIGTLLGILLPGQKWIGELGVLFVGAMKGIAPILVFVLIVNSLSAGKTSLDRRFGKAFAYYMVSTVLAAIVAVGASFLFPQNLQLAQEATTSATLPKGIGEILNNLLVRAVSNPFEAITEANYIGILVWSIIFGFAIKIHASDSTKELLQDITKSVTAIVHWLINLAPLGIIGLIHSSIATNGIGIFKTYGMLIALLAGAMIFTTFIIAPLVVSFAIKQDPYPLVIYCLKESGITALFTRSSAANIPVNMDVCEKLKLDREFYSVSIPLGATINMNGAAITIAIMTLAAANTLGISVSFPTALMLCIIASIGACGASGIAGGSLFLIPMACSFLGISNDVAMQVVAVGFIIGAVQDSLETALNSSTDVMYTAAAEYSGWVAEGKHLPRRFR; this is translated from the coding sequence ATGTTCAAAAAGATTCTTGATAAATACAACGGCGTTAAGCTGAACTACCGAATCTGTATTGCCATCGTCATTGGCACACTCCTCGGAATCCTACTCCCCGGACAAAAATGGATCGGCGAACTGGGCGTCCTGTTCGTAGGCGCCATGAAGGGTATCGCCCCGATTCTCGTGTTCGTATTGATTGTGAACTCGCTTTCTGCAGGCAAGACCTCCCTTGACCGACGCTTCGGAAAGGCGTTCGCCTATTACATGGTCAGTACCGTATTAGCCGCCATTGTCGCTGTCGGAGCAAGCTTCTTGTTCCCGCAGAATCTGCAACTGGCACAAGAAGCAACCACCTCCGCCACCTTGCCCAAAGGCATCGGCGAAATCCTGAACAACTTGCTCGTCCGTGCGGTTTCGAACCCCTTCGAAGCCATTACCGAAGCCAATTACATCGGTATTCTCGTATGGTCCATCATCTTCGGTTTCGCCATCAAGATTCACGCCAGCGATTCTACCAAGGAACTTCTGCAAGACATTACCAAGTCCGTCACGGCCATTGTCCACTGGCTCATTAATTTGGCTCCTCTCGGTATCATCGGCCTAATTCATTCTTCCATTGCCACCAACGGTATCGGGATTTTCAAGACCTACGGCATGCTGATAGCCCTCCTTGCCGGCGCCATGATCTTCACCACCTTCATTATCGCACCGCTGGTCGTCAGTTTCGCCATCAAGCAAGACCCCTACCCGCTCGTGATTTACTGCTTAAAGGAAAGCGGCATTACCGCCCTCTTTACGCGAAGCTCGGCAGCCAACATTCCCGTGAACATGGATGTCTGCGAAAAGCTCAAGCTCGACCGTGAATTCTATTCAGTTTCGATTCCGCTGGGGGCGACCATCAACATGAACGGAGCCGCCATCACGATTGCCATTATGACCTTGGCCGCCGCCAATACGCTCGGCATTTCGGTCAGTTTCCCGACCGCCCTGATGCTTTGCATCATCGCCAGTATCGGTGCTTGCGGTGCAAGCGGTATTGCAGGCGGTTCCCTGTTCCTGATTCCTATGGCCTGCTCCTTCCTCGGCATTTCAAACGATGTCGCCATGCAGGTCGTTGCAGTCGGATTTATCATTGGTGCTGTCCAGGATAGCCTTGAAACCGCCCTCAACTCTTCGACCGACGTGATGTACACCGCCGCGGCCGAATACAGCGGATGGGTCGCCGAAGGCAAACACCTGCCCCGCCGTTTCCGCTAA
- a CDS encoding GGDEF domain-containing protein: MCFLLSIQAYLTYSKSMFERYDDKLDDILNYVTKQTDLDDLYECVIKGEKSEKYNQLQELLNGMVDDFQLFYLYSVFVRDKLMVNICSATSAKERAKGEVDMPLLETSDAYPEEELHKFSEAIAKDEISYFEENSEWGYAYTACKPLVSSTGVHYGLLCADLSINELHKTVHDYVLYNVILSLCLGLLFALILIIWLRHNVTGPILALEKSARRFAEKSRGKKKDPKNLVFDAPDINTHNEVESLSIAIAQMSKDLKTYVEDILEAEETVKTAQEEAATMTMLAYKDALTHVGSRIAYDNAARTLEKDLKERLVSEFGILMIDLNDLKVINDSYGHANGNLYIAGACHIICTIFRHSPVFRIGGDEFIVILKNSDYEQRHELIEAANQKFYETENDVSREPWDRYSVAIGLGEYKSGDTVDSVSKRADEDMYQNKQKMKKART; the protein is encoded by the coding sequence ATGTGTTTTTTGCTTTCGATTCAGGCTTACCTCACCTATTCGAAGTCGATGTTCGAGCGCTACGACGACAAGCTTGACGACATTCTGAACTACGTCACAAAACAGACAGACTTAGACGATCTCTACGAATGTGTCATCAAGGGCGAAAAGAGCGAAAAATACAATCAACTTCAAGAATTGCTCAATGGCATGGTAGACGATTTCCAGTTGTTCTACCTTTACTCCGTTTTTGTCCGCGACAAGCTGATGGTCAACATCTGCTCGGCGACTAGTGCCAAAGAACGAGCCAAAGGCGAAGTGGACATGCCCCTGCTCGAAACGAGCGATGCCTACCCGGAAGAAGAGCTCCATAAATTTTCCGAAGCAATCGCCAAAGATGAAATCTCGTATTTCGAAGAGAATTCCGAATGGGGTTACGCCTACACGGCCTGTAAGCCGCTCGTCAGTTCTACAGGCGTCCACTATGGTCTTCTCTGTGCCGACCTTTCTATCAACGAGCTCCACAAAACCGTTCACGATTACGTTCTTTACAACGTGATCCTGTCTTTGTGCCTAGGTCTGTTATTCGCCCTTATCTTGATTATCTGGCTACGCCATAACGTAACGGGCCCGATTCTCGCACTTGAAAAAAGCGCCCGCCGGTTCGCCGAAAAGAGTCGCGGCAAAAAGAAAGATCCCAAGAACCTCGTTTTCGACGCACCCGACATTAATACCCATAACGAAGTCGAATCGCTCTCGATTGCTATCGCCCAGATGTCCAAGGACTTGAAGACTTATGTCGAAGACATCCTGGAAGCCGAAGAAACGGTAAAGACGGCCCAAGAAGAAGCGGCCACCATGACCATGCTCGCCTACAAGGATGCGCTGACGCATGTGGGTTCAAGGATCGCCTACGACAATGCGGCTAGGACGCTTGAAAAAGACTTGAAGGAAAGGCTCGTCTCTGAATTTGGCATTCTCATGATCGACTTGAACGATCTGAAGGTAATCAACGACAGCTATGGTCACGCAAACGGCAACCTCTACATTGCAGGGGCATGCCATATCATCTGTACTATCTTCAGACACTCTCCGGTGTTCCGCATCGGCGGTGACGAATTCATCGTCATCCTCAAGAACAGCGACTACGAACAACGCCACGAACTCATTGAAGCCGCCAACCAGAAATTCTATGAAACCGAAAACGATGTATCCAGGGAACCCTGGGATCGTTACTCGGTCGCAATCGGCTTGGGTGAATACAAGAGCGGCGACACCGTAGATTCCGTGAGCAAGCGCGCCGACGAAGACATGTACCAGAACAAGCAGAAGATGAAGAAAGCTAGAACCTAG